From the Lathyrus oleraceus cultivar Zhongwan6 chromosome 4, CAAS_Psat_ZW6_1.0, whole genome shotgun sequence genome, one window contains:
- the LOC127138174 gene encoding polygalacturonase ADPG1: MKVLIFCILILGFVSSCLCERWNINAAPTKNNIYNVVDYGARGDGVTDDTQAFLKAWKNACGAKGASTLLIPPKKLYLVNNLLFNGECKAKSILIQSSWIRIQYVNSLTIDGTSTGRIDGFGSTWWPCKSCRRPIALSFHSCNDLTVSNVRITNSPGGHISINGCNNAKFSHMDVQSPGDSPNTDGFDISSSKNILIEDSNIRVGDDCIAINGGSSYINASRLACGPGHGISIGSLGRGNSYETVEEVHVQNCKFTNTTNGARIKTFPGGSGYARKISFEQIHLTNVKNPIIIDQHYGESAVKVSDVRYYGIKGTSASDVAINLKCESCFNVVLDQINIVSSQPKKKAQSYCKNFHGKIGSTIPKVNCN, encoded by the exons ATGAAAGTTCTAATCTTTTGTAttttgattcttggttttgttTCATCTTGTTTATGTGAGAGGTGGAATATCAATGCAGCTCCAACAAAGAATAATATATACAATGTGGTTGATTATGGTGCTCGGGGTGATGGAGTAACAGATGATACACAA GCATTTTTAAAAGCATGGAAAAATGCATGTGGAGCAAAAGGTGCATCAACCCTGCTTATACCACCCAAAAAATTATACTTGGTGAACAACTTGTTATTTAACGGTGAATGCAAGGCCAAGAGTATCCTCATTCAG TCATCTTGGATTAGGATCCAATATGTAAACAGTCTCACAATTGATGGCACAAGCACAGGAAGAATTGATGGCTTTGGTTCTACTTGGTGGCCATGCAAGAGTTGCCGTAGACCTATT GCATTGTCTTTCCATTCCTGCAATGATCTTACTGTTAGTAATGTGAGGATTACTAATAGCCCTGGAGGTCATATATCTATAAATGGTTGCAACAATGCAAAATTCTCTCATATGGACGTTCAATCTCCGGGTGATAGTCCTAACACTGATGGGTTTGACATTTCGTCTTCTAAAAATATTTTGATAGAAGATTCAAACATTCGAGTAG GTGATGATTGTATTGCCATCAATGGTGGCTCTTCATACATCAACGCTTCACGTCTTGCTTGTGGACCGGGTCACGGAATAAG CATTGGCAGTCTTGGTAGAGGTAACTCTTATGAGACAGTTGAAGAAGTACATGTACAAAATTGCAAGTTCACTAACACTACAAATGGAGCTAGAATCAAAACATTTCCG GGTGGATCAGGTTATGCGAGGAAGATTAGTTTTGAACAAATCCATCTTACAAATGTTAAGAATCCAATAATTATAGACCAACACTATGGG GAATCGGCTGTGAAAGTGAGTGATGTTAGATATTATGGGATTAAAGGAACTTCTGCTAGTGACGTGGCTATCAATTTGAAGTGTGAGAGCTGCTTCAATGTTGTATTGGATCAAATTAATATTGTTTCTTCTCAACCTAAAAAGAAGGCTCAGTCTTATTGCAAAAATTTCCATGGAAAAATTGGCTCCACTATTCCGAAAGTCAATTGCAATTGA